Within the Nitrospira sp. genome, the region CGCTATGTGATCGGGCATAACCTCCCTGATCATGAGTCCGTGTGGCATGGCAAGACCGCAGTCACTGCTGGTGCTGAGGGCGGAATGGAATTCTGGATTCCCAAGGCAGCCAATCGTTTCCACTTCACTGGCGGTGCTCGTTTCGTGCACGGGGGCGCCATGTTGCAAGAAATCGTTGTGCCGGTGATCACGGTCAAGCACAAGAAAGATAAGTCCACTCGCGAAGACACCAAGGTCAAGTCCGTAACCGTGCATGTGTTGGGAGCCAGCCACAAAGTCACAACGAACCGTCATCGCTTCGAACTGATCCAAGTGGAACCAGTCAGCGAACGGGTGAAGCCGATCACACTGAAGGTGGCGATCTACGAGGGAGATAACGTCGTCACGAATGTCGAGACCGTGACGTTTGATAGTACCTCAGATAAGATGGACGAACGTAAGAAGTGGGTTCACGTAGTGCTGCAAGATCATCAGTATCACAAGAACACCGCATATCGGCTCGTCCTGCGGGATGCTGACACTGGAATTGAGCAACAGAGTGTACCGGTGACCATTGATAGGGTGTTTGCCGATGACTTCTGACAACAAAGCGATTGATACCAGCCTCGACGATCTCCTCAATTGGCATTTTGCCGGCAAGGTCGTTCGCAAAGATCTGACCAAGTTGGTCAAAGAGGGGGCGAATGTCCCCGTATACGTGTTGGAGTACCTCCTGGGCACCTACTGCGCATCCAACGACGAGACCATCATCAAAGACGGACTCGTTACGGTAAAGAATATTCTGGCCGAGAACTATGTGCGTCCTGATGAAGCGGAGAAGGTCAAGTCCACCGTTCGCGAGCGTGGAAGTCTCAAAATCATCGATAAGATCACTGTGACGCTGAATGAAAAACGAGACGTCTATGAAGCCCTCCTCGCGAATCTTGGTGTGAAAGGGGTTGAGGTCAGCACCAGCTACGTCAAAAAGTTTGAGAAGCTGCTCGTGGGAGGCATCTGGTGCATTGTGACGCTGCAGTATTTCTATGAGGAGAACCAGAAGGGCTCACCATTCGTCATTCAGGACCTGAAGCCGATCCAGATGCCGAACATGGATCTGGAGGAGCTCTTTCAGGGACGGCGGGCGTTCACAGAAGAGCAGTGGATTGACGTCTTATTGCGATCAACAGGTATGGAACCCACGAATTTCAGCCAACGCGTGAAGTGGCACTTATTGGCCCGCATGATCCCTTTGGTGGAGAACAACTACAACATCTGTGAACTAGGCCCACGAGGGACCGGCAAGAGTCACATCTACAAGGAAATCAGTCCCAATAGCATTCTTGTCTCCGGTGGCCAAACGACCGTTGCGAATTTGTTCTACAACATGGCGCGACGGACCGTTGGACTCGTCGGCGTCTGGGATGTCGTGGCTTTTGATGAGGTCGCTGGGATTACGTTTAAAGAAAAAGATGGCGTCCAGATCATGAAAGATTACATGGCCTCAGGGTCCTTCTCTCGTGGACGGGATGCCATCAATGCCTACGCCTCTATGGTGTTTGTCGGGAATATCAATCAGTCCGTGGACACACTGGTAAAGACCAGTCATCTCCTGGCCCCCTTCCCGGATGACATGATCGACAGCGCCTTCTTTGACCGGTTCCATGCCTACATTCCAGGCTGGGAAATTCCCAAGATGCGGCCGGAATTCTTCACCAACCAGTACGGCATGATCGTGGATTACCTCGCTGAATGGATGCGTGAGATGCGCAAGCGAACATTTGGCGATGCCATCAGCAAGTATTTCAAGCTCGGCAGAGATCTCAATCAGCGAGATACGATCGCTGTTAAGCACACCGTATCCGGGCTCTTGAAGCTGCTGTATCCCAATGAAGAATACAACAAGGACGCCGTTCGTCGATGCCTCGAATATGCCTTAGAAACACGTCGGCGAGTAAAGGAGCAGCTGAAGAAGATCGGCGGAATGGAATTCTTTGACGTGCACTTTAGCTACATCGACCTAGAAACGTTGCAAGAGAAGTTTATCAGTGTGCCCGAACAGGGCGGAGGCACACTCATCCCTGACGGTCCCATGAGCCCAGGAGCGTTACACACAGTCGCCACTGGGGGAGCAGGTCACTTAGGGTTGTATCGACTGGAGACTCAAGTAACGGCTGGAAATGGGGCGCTGAAGACTTCCGGCCTGGGATCGAACAGCGCAGCGAAAGAAGCTATCAAAGTCGGTTTTGACTTCTTCAGAGCGAATGCCTCTCGCGTCAGTGCCTCAATTAAGGCTGGCGATCATGACTATCACCTTCACATCGTGGAGCTGCACAATACCGGGCCTACCAATGCCTTGACCCTGTCCGCATTTGTCGCGCTGTGTTCGGCTGTCTTCGGAAAGCCGATTCAGTCTCAGATGGTTGTCCTCGG harbors:
- the brxL gene encoding protease Lon-related BREX system protein BrxL; amino-acid sequence: MTSDNKAIDTSLDDLLNWHFAGKVVRKDLTKLVKEGANVPVYVLEYLLGTYCASNDETIIKDGLVTVKNILAENYVRPDEAEKVKSTVRERGSLKIIDKITVTLNEKRDVYEALLANLGVKGVEVSTSYVKKFEKLLVGGIWCIVTLQYFYEENQKGSPFVIQDLKPIQMPNMDLEELFQGRRAFTEEQWIDVLLRSTGMEPTNFSQRVKWHLLARMIPLVENNYNICELGPRGTGKSHIYKEISPNSILVSGGQTTVANLFYNMARRTVGLVGVWDVVAFDEVAGITFKEKDGVQIMKDYMASGSFSRGRDAINAYASMVFVGNINQSVDTLVKTSHLLAPFPDDMIDSAFFDRFHAYIPGWEIPKMRPEFFTNQYGMIVDYLAEWMREMRKRTFGDAISKYFKLGRDLNQRDTIAVKHTVSGLLKLLYPNEEYNKDAVRRCLEYALETRRRVKEQLKKIGGMEFFDVHFSYIDLETLQEKFISVPEQGGGTLIPDGPMSPGALHTVATGGAGHLGLYRLETQVTAGNGALKTSGLGSNSAAKEAIKVGFDFFRANASRVSASIKAGDHDYHLHIVELHNTGPTNALTLSAFVALCSAVFGKPIQSQMVVLGSMSLGGNVIPVENLAESLQMAFDSGAKRILLPMASVRDIPTIPGELFAKFQTSFYADPTDAVFKALGVE